One stretch of Nicotiana tabacum cultivar K326 chromosome 18, ASM71507v2, whole genome shotgun sequence DNA includes these proteins:
- the LOC107765522 gene encoding putative late blight resistance protein homolog R1A-3 isoform X2, with protein MDMIYKKLKGRRYLAVMDDLWSSDVWDLMTRTFPDDNNGSRIILTSRLNDVAMHADPDSPPHEISLLNVDESWNLLHDKVFGIKQVCPPELEDIGKQVAQKCQGLPLALLVVAGHLYKIARTPESWGDVAKSESFQKIVRLRLRE; from the coding sequence ATGGATATGatatacaaaaagttgaagggtCGGAGGTATCTTGCTGTAATGGATGATCTTTGGAGTAGTGACGTCTGGGATCTTATGACAAGAACTTTTCCAGACGATAATAATGGGAgtcgaattattttgactagtagGCTCAATGATGTGGCCATGCATGCTGACCCTGACAGCCCTCCTCATGAGATAAGCCTATTGAATGTAGATGAAAGTTGGAATTTACTTCATGACAAAGTGTTTGGAATAAAACAGGTTTGTCCTCCTGAATTAGAGGATATTGGGAAGCAAGTAGCACAAAAATGCCAAGGACTACCTTTAGCTCTTCTAGTGGTTGCAGGACATCTCTATAAAATTGCTAGAACACCAGAAAGTTGGGGAGATGTTGCCAAAAGT